From Thermoflavifilum aggregans, a single genomic window includes:
- a CDS encoding YceI family protein — MAETATQTIWKVDPSHSEILFKVRHMVISTVTGKFEKFDGTVETEGDNIETARVEFVIDTASVNTGVADRDNHLRSDDFFNAEKYPQIRFVSTSMKKINDQEYQPDGQLTIRDVTKPVQLKVEYGGMVKDPWGNTRAGFVVTGKINRKDFGLKWNMLLETGGAVVSDEVQLQCAVEFVHS; from the coding sequence ATGGCAGAAACAGCAACCCAAACCATCTGGAAGGTAGATCCCTCGCATTCTGAAATCCTGTTTAAGGTGCGTCACATGGTTATTTCAACCGTAACGGGAAAATTTGAGAAGTTCGACGGAACGGTTGAAACGGAAGGGGACAATATTGAAACGGCCAGGGTGGAGTTTGTGATTGATACAGCCAGCGTGAATACCGGCGTGGCCGATCGCGACAACCACCTGCGGTCCGATGATTTCTTTAATGCGGAAAAATATCCGCAGATCCGGTTTGTATCCACTTCGATGAAGAAGATCAATGACCAGGAGTACCAGCCGGATGGCCAGCTCACCATCCGCGATGTCACCAAACCCGTGCAGCTGAAAGTGGAATATGGAGGCATGGTGAAAGACCCCTGGGGCAATACCCGCGCCGGATTTGTGGTTACCGGAAAAATCAACCGCAAGGATTTTGGTTTGAAATGGAATATGCTGCTGGAAACCGGAGGAGCCGTGGTGAGTGATGAAGTACAGCTGCAGTGTGCGGTGGAATTTGTGCACAGCTGA
- the dxs gene encoding 1-deoxy-D-xylulose-5-phosphate synthase has translation MANMDIQPGPLLSQIEYPDDLRKLSREQLNLLCDELREYIIDMVSVYGGHFAANLGVIELTVALHYVFNTPYDQLVWDVGHQAYAHKILTGRRKVFHTNRRYGGISGFPRRSESIYDTFGVGHSSTSISAALGMAMAAKYAGDTERQHIAVIGDGAMTAGLAFEAMNHAGVSDTNLLIILNDNCMSIDPNVGALKEYLTDITISPTYNKLRQDIWKLLGKLPMSDISRELAAKLEAGLKGLLTRSSNLFEALGLRYFGPIDGHNVQKLVDTLTDLKQIPGPKLLHIITVKGKGYAPAEKDQTKWHAPGLFDKVNGEIQKKISPTPQPPKYQDVFGWTLLELAEQNDKIIGITPAMPSGSSLKYMMEKMPHRAFDVGICEQHAVTLSAGMATQGLKVYCTIYSSFMQRAYDQLIHDVAIQDLPVVFCLDRAGLVGEDGATHHGAYDLAYLRPIPNLIISAPMNEEEMRNLMYTAQLPHITHPFVIRYPRGEGVMPDWRRPFREVPIGKGRQIADGKELAILSIGHAGNFVTEARKMLLTEGIQPAHFDMRFLKPLDEALLHQVLQQFPVIVTVEDGSRIGGLGSAVAEFMALHGYHNQLRILGIPDRVVEHGKPAELHHECGYDAEGIAATVRNLLQEKMVVSHLQAHH, from the coding sequence ATGGCAAATATGGACATCCAGCCGGGTCCGCTGCTCAGCCAGATCGAATATCCCGATGATCTCCGCAAGCTATCGCGCGAACAGCTCAACCTGCTTTGCGACGAGCTGCGGGAATATATCATCGACATGGTAAGCGTGTACGGCGGACATTTTGCGGCCAACCTGGGCGTGATTGAGCTCACCGTGGCGCTGCACTATGTGTTCAACACGCCCTACGATCAGCTGGTGTGGGATGTGGGCCACCAGGCCTATGCGCATAAAATCCTCACCGGCCGCCGCAAGGTTTTTCATACCAACCGCCGCTATGGCGGCATCAGCGGCTTTCCGCGCCGCAGCGAGAGCATCTACGATACCTTTGGCGTGGGACATTCTTCCACGTCTATATCTGCCGCTTTGGGTATGGCCATGGCTGCCAAATATGCCGGTGATACCGAGCGCCAGCATATTGCCGTAATCGGCGATGGGGCCATGACGGCCGGGCTGGCTTTTGAAGCCATGAACCATGCCGGCGTGTCGGACACCAACCTGCTCATTATCCTGAACGACAACTGCATGTCCATTGACCCCAACGTAGGGGCCCTGAAAGAATATCTGACCGATATCACCATTTCACCTACCTACAACAAGCTCAGGCAGGACATCTGGAAGCTGCTGGGCAAGCTGCCGATGAGCGATATTTCGCGCGAGCTGGCAGCTAAGCTGGAAGCCGGACTGAAAGGCCTGCTGACGCGCTCCAGCAACCTGTTTGAAGCCCTGGGGCTGCGCTACTTCGGCCCTATTGACGGGCATAACGTACAAAAGCTGGTGGATACGCTTACCGATCTGAAACAGATTCCCGGTCCCAAGCTGCTGCACATCATCACAGTAAAAGGAAAAGGCTATGCACCGGCCGAAAAAGATCAGACCAAATGGCATGCACCCGGCTTGTTCGACAAGGTAAATGGTGAAATCCAGAAAAAGATTTCGCCCACACCCCAGCCCCCCAAATACCAGGACGTGTTTGGCTGGACCCTGCTGGAGCTGGCCGAGCAGAACGATAAAATCATTGGCATCACGCCGGCCATGCCTTCGGGATCTTCCCTGAAATACATGATGGAAAAAATGCCCCACCGGGCTTTTGATGTGGGCATCTGCGAACAGCATGCCGTAACCCTTTCGGCCGGCATGGCTACCCAGGGGCTGAAGGTGTATTGCACCATTTACTCCTCGTTCATGCAGCGGGCATATGACCAGCTGATCCACGACGTGGCCATCCAGGATCTGCCGGTGGTGTTCTGCCTGGATCGTGCCGGACTGGTAGGCGAAGATGGGGCTACCCACCACGGCGCTTACGACCTGGCTTATCTGCGCCCCATTCCCAACCTCATCATCAGCGCCCCGATGAATGAAGAGGAAATGCGCAACTTAATGTACACCGCCCAGTTGCCACATATTACCCATCCGTTTGTGATCCGTTATCCGCGTGGCGAAGGAGTGATGCCCGACTGGCGCCGGCCCTTCCGCGAAGTGCCTATTGGCAAAGGCCGCCAGATAGCCGACGGCAAGGAATTGGCTATCCTGTCCATCGGCCACGCCGGCAACTTCGTAACCGAAGCCAGAAAGATGTTGTTGACAGAGGGCATACAACCTGCGCATTTTGACATGCGCTTTCTGAAGCCATTGGATGAAGCCCTGCTGCATCAGGTGTTGCAACAGTTCCCCGTCATCGTCACGGTTGAAGACGGATCGCGCATCGGCGGGCTGGGCAGCGCCGTAGCCGAGTTCATGGCCTTGCATGGCTACCACAACCAGCTGCGCATCCTGGGCATTCCCGACCGGGTGGTGGAACACGGCAAACCCGCTGAGCTGCATCACGAATGTGGCTACGACGCAGAAGGCATTGCAGCCACCGTGCGCAACCTGCTCCAGGAAAAAATGGTGGTGAGCCACCTGCAAGCACATCATTAG
- a CDS encoding segregation and condensation protein A, protein MPERLTYTIHLPQFEGPFDLLLFFIERDEIDIYDIPINKLIHDFLDYIHQMESLNIELASEFILFVSTLMRIKARMLLPRREVDASGQEIDPRQELVNKILEYKKYKQVAAEMAQREAEHQQQVRRGNVLRDLEQVGETMAEGTEVQTLTLFKLMKAYQKALIRLDQRLNKPQHVVMRYHYTMENSREFMVNLVSSHRTLPFATLFEHFENRMHAIFLFLAILELVQQGLIGLLTGEGYNNFILEYRPPVALPVETVSVN, encoded by the coding sequence GTGCCGGAACGTTTGACCTATACCATTCATCTGCCACAGTTTGAGGGCCCTTTCGACCTGCTTTTGTTTTTTATCGAAAGGGATGAAATTGATATTTACGATATCCCGATCAACAAGCTCATTCACGATTTTCTGGATTATATCCACCAGATGGAGTCGCTCAACATTGAGCTGGCAAGCGAATTCATCTTGTTTGTCTCCACACTCATGCGCATCAAGGCGCGGATGCTGCTGCCCCGGCGCGAGGTGGATGCTTCCGGTCAGGAAATTGATCCGCGGCAGGAGCTGGTCAATAAAATCCTGGAATACAAAAAATACAAGCAGGTGGCTGCAGAAATGGCCCAACGCGAAGCTGAGCACCAGCAGCAGGTGAGGCGGGGCAATGTGTTGCGCGATCTGGAGCAGGTAGGCGAAACCATGGCCGAGGGTACCGAAGTGCAGACCCTTACCCTGTTCAAACTCATGAAAGCCTACCAGAAAGCCCTGATCCGGCTGGACCAGCGGCTGAACAAGCCCCAGCATGTGGTGATGCGCTATCACTACACCATGGAAAACTCACGTGAGTTTATGGTGAATCTGGTATCTTCCCACCGTACCCTGCCATTTGCCACCCTGTTTGAGCATTTCGAAAACCGCATGCATGCCATCTTCCTCTTCCTGGCTATCCTGGAACTGGTGCAGCAGGGCCTCATCGGCCTGCTGACAGGCGAGGGCTACAACAACTTCATCCTCGAATACCGCCCACCGGTAGCCCTTCCGGTAGAAACGGTTTCTGTAAACTGA
- a CDS encoding DUF3078 domain-containing protein, translated as MKLGFWGVIGWFLLAAGSAAYAQQDILHLKKDIDYFEKSKIGQPLDTLEGWRYGTIANLSLSQGSLQNWAAGGDPFSLSVNTIGNLYANYRKGNSRWDNAFTLAYGVQKTTSTGLRKTDDNFDLSSKYGYRFSPNWYAGAMFDLRSQFTNGYLYPKDSVISHAFAPAYALLALGFNFQHSERFSLFLSPMTSRLTIVADRRLANMGAYGVDSAVYAYHDDGTRTLIQKSKLVSYQMGAYISTQLNRAIMENVNWTTRLDLFSNYLKNPQNIKVYWTSLISMKVNRLITVTLSTELIYDDDVRIWQNKDGVYGPRTQFKEILGIGFSYTFARHPDS; from the coding sequence ATGAAACTGGGTTTTTGGGGAGTAATCGGGTGGTTTTTACTTGCAGCCGGTTCGGCGGCGTATGCCCAACAAGACATTCTCCATCTGAAAAAGGATATTGACTATTTTGAAAAAAGCAAAATCGGCCAGCCGCTTGATACCCTGGAAGGCTGGCGCTATGGCACCATCGCCAATCTGAGTTTGAGCCAGGGAAGCCTGCAGAACTGGGCTGCCGGTGGTGATCCTTTTTCCCTTTCGGTCAATACTATAGGTAATCTGTATGCCAATTACCGGAAAGGCAACTCGCGCTGGGATAATGCTTTTACCCTTGCTTATGGCGTGCAGAAAACCACCAGCACCGGCCTGCGCAAAACCGACGATAATTTTGATCTGTCCAGCAAATACGGCTACCGTTTTTCACCCAACTGGTATGCCGGCGCAATGTTCGACCTGCGCAGCCAGTTTACCAATGGCTACCTCTATCCGAAAGATTCGGTGATTTCGCATGCCTTTGCACCTGCTTATGCCCTGCTGGCGCTGGGCTTCAATTTTCAGCACAGCGAACGGTTTTCCCTGTTTCTTTCGCCCATGACTTCCAGGCTCACCATTGTAGCCGATCGTCGCCTGGCCAATATGGGCGCCTATGGTGTGGATAGCGCCGTGTATGCCTATCATGATGATGGTACCCGTACCCTCATCCAGAAAAGCAAACTTGTCAGTTACCAGATGGGCGCTTACATTTCAACCCAGCTTAACCGCGCCATCATGGAAAATGTAAACTGGACAACCCGACTCGATTTGTTTTCCAACTACCTGAAAAACCCGCAGAATATCAAAGTTTACTGGACTTCCCTCATCAGCATGAAGGTAAACCGCCTGATTACCGTAACCCTGAGCACAGAACTGATTTACGATGATGATGTACGCATCTGGCAAAACAAAGATGGGGTGTATGGGCCTCGTACCCAGTTCAAGGAAATCCTGGGCATTGGATTTTCCTATACATTTGCCCGGCATCCCGACAGTTAA